Proteins from a genomic interval of Cottoperca gobio chromosome 8, fCotGob3.1, whole genome shotgun sequence:
- the atp6v0a1a gene encoding V-type proton ATPase 116 kDa subunit a isoform X3, with the protein MGELFRSEEMTLAQLFLQSEAAYCVSELGEIGMVQFRDLNPDVNVFQRKFVNEVRRCEEMDRKLRFVEKEIKKANIPIVDTGENPEVPFPRDMIDLEATFEKLENELKEINTNQEALKKNFLELTELKHILRRTQQFFDEMEDPSLLEEGSTLLDPNETIQRAPLRLGFVAGVIGRERVPTFERMLWRVCRGNVFLRQADIEDPLEDPATGDQVHKTVFIIFFQGDQLKNRVKKICEGFRATLYPCPETSQERKEMLAGVNARIEDLQMVLNQTEDHRQRVLQAAAKTVRVWFIKVRKMKAIYHTLNLCNIDVTQKCLIAEVWCPVSDMDSIQFALRRGTEKSGSTVPSILNRMQSKQTPPTFNKTNKFTSGFQNIVDAYGIGSYREINPAPYTIITFPFLFAVMFGDLGHGVLMTCAALYLVLRESRLIAQKNDNEMFSMVFAGRYIILLMGIFSVYTGIIYNDCFSKSLNVFGSGWSVRPMFDSRQGANWTFATLEGNKVLQLDPAIDGVFTGPYPIGIDPIWNIATNKLTFLNSFKMKMSVILGVIHMLFGISLSLFNHLYFKKPLNIYLGFIPEIVFMVSLFGYLVILIFYKWLSYDASISKDAPSLLIAFINMFLFNYNDPSNKPLYRGQMALQCFLVVVALACVPCMLIVKTLVLRRQHLWRKNLGTQNFGGIRVGNGPTEDEAEIIQHDQLSQHSEEEPEASEEEEFNFADVAVHQAIHTIEYCLGCISNTASYLRLWALSLAHAQLAEVLWTMVMHIGLSSRSFTGFFVLSIVFFFFAVLTVAILLIMEGLSAFLHALRLHWVEFQNKFYTGQGFKFLPFTFESILDGRCED; encoded by the exons ATGGGGGAACTCTTCAGAAGTGAAGAGATGACGCTGGCTCAGCTCTTCCTGCAGTCAGAAGCTGCCTACTGTGTCAGTGAGCTGGGAGAGATCGGGATGGTGCAGTTTCGTGAT CTAAATCCTGACGTGAATGTGTTCCAACGAAAGTTTGTCAATGAAGTACGACGATGTGAGGAGATGGATCGCAAACTGA GATTTGTggagaaggaaataaagaagGCCAACATCCCAATAGTTGACACAGGAGAGAACCCTGAAGTCCCCTTCCCAAGGGACATGATCGACCTGGAG gccacatttgagaagcttgaGAATGAGCTGAAGGAAATAAACACCAACCAAGAAGCCCTAAAGAAGAACTTCCTGGAACTGACTGAGCTGAAACACATCCTGCGTCGCACGCAGCAGTTTTTTGATGAG ATGGAGGATCCCAGTTTACTGGAGGAGGGCTCCACCCTCTTGGACCCCAATGAGACGATCCAGAGGGCTCCTCTCAGACTGGG ATTTGTGGCCGGAGTCATTGGCAGGGAACGTGTTCCCACATTTGAGAGGATGCTGTGGAGAGTTTGCCGAGGAAACGTGTTCCTGAGACAGGCAGACATCGAAGACCCTCTGGAGGACCCGGCTACA GGCGATCAGGTCCACAAGACCgtcttcatcatcttcttccAGGGAGACCAGCTTAAGAATAGAGTCAAGAAGATCTGTGAGGG GTTCAGAGCGACCTTGTACCCGTGTCCAGAAACCTcccaggagaggaaagagatgcTCGCAGGAGTGAACGCACGCATTGAGGACCTGCAAATG GTGCTGAACCAGACGGAGGATCATAGGCAGAGGGTCCTGCAGGCTGCAGCCAAGACGGTCCGAGTGTGGTTCATCAAGGTGAGGAAGATGAAGGCCATCTACCACACCCTCAACCTCTGCAACATCGACGTCACGCAGAAGTGTCTGATCGCTGAGGTGTGGTGTCCCGTCTCCGACATGGACTCCATCCAGTTTGCCCTGCGCAGGGGGACG GAGAAGAGCGGCTCCACTGTGCCTTCCATCCTCAATAGGATGCAGAGCAAGCAGACCCCGCCCACCTTTAACAAGACAAACAAGTTCACCTCGGGCTTCCAGAACATTGTGGATGCTTATGGAATTGGCAGCTATCGTGAGATCAACCCAG CGCCATACACCATCATCACCTTCCCCTTCCTGTTTGCGGTCATGTTTGGTGACCTTGGCCACGGGGTGCTCATGACCTGTGCTGCCCTGTACCTCGTGTTGAGAGAGAGCAGGCTGATTGCCCAGAAGAACGATAACGAG ATGTTCAGCATGGTGTTCGCAGGGCGCTACATCATCCTGCTGATGGGAATCTTCTCCGTCTACACGGGGATCATCTACAACGACTGCTTCTCCAAGTCCCTCAACGTGTTTGGCTCTGGCTGGAGCGTCAGGCCCATGTTCGACTCTCGGCAAGGGGCCAACTGGAC GTTTGCAACGCTGGAAGGCAACAAAGTGTTGCAGTTGGACCCGGCAATAGACGGCGTATTCACGGGGCCGTACCCCATTGGCATCGATCCG ATCTGGAACATTGCCACCAACAAGCTGACGTTCCTGAACTCGTTCAAGATGAAGATGTCTGTGATCCTGGGAGTCATCCACATGCTGTTTGGAATCTCACTCAGTCTTTTCAACCACCT GTATTTCAAGAAGCCGCTGAACATCTACTTGGGATTCATCCCAGAGATCGTCTTCATGGTCAGTCTGTTTGGCTACCTAGTCATTCTGATCTTCTACAAGTGGCTCTCGTACGACGCAAGCATCTCCAAGGACGCTCCCAGTCTCCTCATCGCCTTCATTAACATGTTCCTCTTCAACTACAACGATCCCAGTAACAAACCTCTCTACAGAGGACAG ATGGCCCTACAATGCTTCTTGGTGGTAGTGGCCTTGGCTTGTGTTCCCTGTATGTTAATAGTGAAAACTCTGGTTCTGCGGCGGCAGCATCTGTGGCGGAAAAACCTG GGCACTCAGAACTTCGGAGGGATCAGGGTGGGCAACGGGCCCACTGAGGATGAGGCTGAAATCATCCAGCATGACCAGCTCTCACAGCACTCTGAGGAGGAGCCTGAG Gcgagtgaggaggaagag TTTAACTTTGCGGACGTGGCTGTGCATCAGGCGATCCACACCATAGAGTACTGCCTGGGCTGTATCTCCAACACGGCCTCCTATCTGAGGCTCTGGGCCCTCAGTCTGGCTCATGCAC AGCTGGCGGAGGTGCTGTGGACCATGGTGATGCACATTGGCCTTTCCAGCAGAAGCTTCACAGGATTCTTCGTTCTGTctattgtctttttcttctttgctgtTCTCACAGTTGCCATTCTTCTCATAATGGAGGGCTTGTCCGCCTTCTTGCATGCACTGCGCCTGCACTG GGTGGAGTTCCAAAACAAGTTTTACACCGGCCAGGGCTTCAAGTTCCTCCCCTTCACCTTCGAAAGCATCCTGGACGGGAGATGTGAGGACTGA
- the atp6v0a1a gene encoding V-type proton ATPase 116 kDa subunit a isoform X4 has protein sequence MGELFRSEEMTLAQLFLQSEAAYCVSELGEIGMVQFRDLNPDVNVFQRKFVNEVRRCEEMDRKLRFVEKEIKKANIPIVDTGENPEVPFPRDMIDLEATFEKLENELKEINTNQEALKKNFLELTELKHILRRTQQFFDEMEDPSLLEEGSTLLDPNETIQRAPLRLGFVAGVIGRERVPTFERMLWRVCRGNVFLRQADIEDPLEDPATGDQVHKTVFIIFFQGDQLKNRVKKICEGFRATLYPCPETSQERKEMLAGVNARIEDLQMVLNQTEDHRQRVLQAAAKTVRVWFIKVRKMKAIYHTLNLCNIDVTQKCLIAEVWCPVSDMDSIQFALRRGTEKSGSTVPSILNRMQSKQTPPTFNKTNKFTSGFQNIVDAYGIGSYREINPAPYTIITFPFLFAVMFGDLGHGVLMTCAALYLVLRESRLIAQKNDNEMFSMVFAGRYIILLMGIFSVYTGIIYNDCFSKSLNVFGSGWSVRPMFDSRQGANWTFATLEGNKVLQLDPAIDGVFTGPYPIGIDPIWNIATNKLTFLNSFKMKMSVILGVIHMLFGISLSLFNHLYFKKPLNIYLGFIPEIVFMVSLFGYLVILIFYKWLSYDASISKDAPSLLIAFINMFLFNYNDPSNKPLYRGQMALQCFLVVVALACVPCMLIVKTLVLRRQHLWRKNLGTQNFGGIRVGNGPTEDEAEIIQHDQLSQHSEEEPEFNFADVAVHQAIHTIEYCLGCISNTASYLRLWALSLAHAQLAEVLWTMVMHIGLSSRSFTGFFVLSIVFFFFAVLTVAILLIMEGLSAFLHALRLHWVEFQNKFYTGQGFKFLPFTFESILDGRCED, from the exons ATGGGGGAACTCTTCAGAAGTGAAGAGATGACGCTGGCTCAGCTCTTCCTGCAGTCAGAAGCTGCCTACTGTGTCAGTGAGCTGGGAGAGATCGGGATGGTGCAGTTTCGTGAT CTAAATCCTGACGTGAATGTGTTCCAACGAAAGTTTGTCAATGAAGTACGACGATGTGAGGAGATGGATCGCAAACTGA GATTTGTggagaaggaaataaagaagGCCAACATCCCAATAGTTGACACAGGAGAGAACCCTGAAGTCCCCTTCCCAAGGGACATGATCGACCTGGAG gccacatttgagaagcttgaGAATGAGCTGAAGGAAATAAACACCAACCAAGAAGCCCTAAAGAAGAACTTCCTGGAACTGACTGAGCTGAAACACATCCTGCGTCGCACGCAGCAGTTTTTTGATGAG ATGGAGGATCCCAGTTTACTGGAGGAGGGCTCCACCCTCTTGGACCCCAATGAGACGATCCAGAGGGCTCCTCTCAGACTGGG ATTTGTGGCCGGAGTCATTGGCAGGGAACGTGTTCCCACATTTGAGAGGATGCTGTGGAGAGTTTGCCGAGGAAACGTGTTCCTGAGACAGGCAGACATCGAAGACCCTCTGGAGGACCCGGCTACA GGCGATCAGGTCCACAAGACCgtcttcatcatcttcttccAGGGAGACCAGCTTAAGAATAGAGTCAAGAAGATCTGTGAGGG GTTCAGAGCGACCTTGTACCCGTGTCCAGAAACCTcccaggagaggaaagagatgcTCGCAGGAGTGAACGCACGCATTGAGGACCTGCAAATG GTGCTGAACCAGACGGAGGATCATAGGCAGAGGGTCCTGCAGGCTGCAGCCAAGACGGTCCGAGTGTGGTTCATCAAGGTGAGGAAGATGAAGGCCATCTACCACACCCTCAACCTCTGCAACATCGACGTCACGCAGAAGTGTCTGATCGCTGAGGTGTGGTGTCCCGTCTCCGACATGGACTCCATCCAGTTTGCCCTGCGCAGGGGGACG GAGAAGAGCGGCTCCACTGTGCCTTCCATCCTCAATAGGATGCAGAGCAAGCAGACCCCGCCCACCTTTAACAAGACAAACAAGTTCACCTCGGGCTTCCAGAACATTGTGGATGCTTATGGAATTGGCAGCTATCGTGAGATCAACCCAG CGCCATACACCATCATCACCTTCCCCTTCCTGTTTGCGGTCATGTTTGGTGACCTTGGCCACGGGGTGCTCATGACCTGTGCTGCCCTGTACCTCGTGTTGAGAGAGAGCAGGCTGATTGCCCAGAAGAACGATAACGAG ATGTTCAGCATGGTGTTCGCAGGGCGCTACATCATCCTGCTGATGGGAATCTTCTCCGTCTACACGGGGATCATCTACAACGACTGCTTCTCCAAGTCCCTCAACGTGTTTGGCTCTGGCTGGAGCGTCAGGCCCATGTTCGACTCTCGGCAAGGGGCCAACTGGAC GTTTGCAACGCTGGAAGGCAACAAAGTGTTGCAGTTGGACCCGGCAATAGACGGCGTATTCACGGGGCCGTACCCCATTGGCATCGATCCG ATCTGGAACATTGCCACCAACAAGCTGACGTTCCTGAACTCGTTCAAGATGAAGATGTCTGTGATCCTGGGAGTCATCCACATGCTGTTTGGAATCTCACTCAGTCTTTTCAACCACCT GTATTTCAAGAAGCCGCTGAACATCTACTTGGGATTCATCCCAGAGATCGTCTTCATGGTCAGTCTGTTTGGCTACCTAGTCATTCTGATCTTCTACAAGTGGCTCTCGTACGACGCAAGCATCTCCAAGGACGCTCCCAGTCTCCTCATCGCCTTCATTAACATGTTCCTCTTCAACTACAACGATCCCAGTAACAAACCTCTCTACAGAGGACAG ATGGCCCTACAATGCTTCTTGGTGGTAGTGGCCTTGGCTTGTGTTCCCTGTATGTTAATAGTGAAAACTCTGGTTCTGCGGCGGCAGCATCTGTGGCGGAAAAACCTG GGCACTCAGAACTTCGGAGGGATCAGGGTGGGCAACGGGCCCACTGAGGATGAGGCTGAAATCATCCAGCATGACCAGCTCTCACAGCACTCTGAGGAGGAGCCTGAG TTTAACTTTGCGGACGTGGCTGTGCATCAGGCGATCCACACCATAGAGTACTGCCTGGGCTGTATCTCCAACACGGCCTCCTATCTGAGGCTCTGGGCCCTCAGTCTGGCTCATGCAC AGCTGGCGGAGGTGCTGTGGACCATGGTGATGCACATTGGCCTTTCCAGCAGAAGCTTCACAGGATTCTTCGTTCTGTctattgtctttttcttctttgctgtTCTCACAGTTGCCATTCTTCTCATAATGGAGGGCTTGTCCGCCTTCTTGCATGCACTGCGCCTGCACTG GGTGGAGTTCCAAAACAAGTTTTACACCGGCCAGGGCTTCAAGTTCCTCCCCTTCACCTTCGAAAGCATCCTGGACGGGAGATGTGAGGACTGA
- the atp6v0a1a gene encoding V-type proton ATPase 116 kDa subunit a isoform X2, with amino-acid sequence MGELFRSEEMTLAQLFLQSEAAYCVSELGEIGMVQFRDLNPDVNVFQRKFVNEVRRCEEMDRKLRFVEKEIKKANIPIVDTGENPEVPFPRDMIDLEATFEKLENELKEINTNQEALKKNFLELTELKHILRRTQQFFDEMEDPSLLEEGSTLLDPNETIQRAPLRLGFVAGVIGRERVPTFERMLWRVCRGNVFLRQADIEDPLEDPATGDQVHKTVFIIFFQGDQLKNRVKKICEGFRATLYPCPETSQERKEMLAGVNARIEDLQMVLNQTEDHRQRVLQAAAKTVRVWFIKVRKMKAIYHTLNLCNIDVTQKCLIAEVWCPVSDMDSIQFALRRGTEKSGSTVPSILNRMQSKQTPPTFNKTNKFTSGFQNIVDAYGIGSYREINPAPYTIITFPFLFAVMFGDLGHGVLMTCAALYLVLRESRLIAQKNDNEMFSMVFAGRYIILLMGIFSVYTGIIYNDCFSKSLNVFGSGWSVRPMFDSRQGANWTFATLEGNKVLQLDPAIDGVFTGPYPIGIDPIWNIATNKLTFLNSFKMKMSVILGVIHMLFGISLSLFNHLYFKKPLNIYLGFIPEIVFMVSLFGYLVILIFYKWLSYDASISKDAPSLLIAFINMFLFNYNDPSNKPLYRGQMALQCFLVVVALACVPCMLIVKTLVLRRQHLWRKNLGTQNFGGIRVGNGPTEDEAEIIQHDQLSQHSEEEPERCLLSPAVKASEEEEFNFADVAVHQAIHTIEYCLGCISNTASYLRLWALSLAHAQLAEVLWTMVMHIGLSSRSFTGFFVLSIVFFFFAVLTVAILLIMEGLSAFLHALRLHWVEFQNKFYTGQGFKFLPFTFESILDGRCED; translated from the exons ATGGGGGAACTCTTCAGAAGTGAAGAGATGACGCTGGCTCAGCTCTTCCTGCAGTCAGAAGCTGCCTACTGTGTCAGTGAGCTGGGAGAGATCGGGATGGTGCAGTTTCGTGAT CTAAATCCTGACGTGAATGTGTTCCAACGAAAGTTTGTCAATGAAGTACGACGATGTGAGGAGATGGATCGCAAACTGA GATTTGTggagaaggaaataaagaagGCCAACATCCCAATAGTTGACACAGGAGAGAACCCTGAAGTCCCCTTCCCAAGGGACATGATCGACCTGGAG gccacatttgagaagcttgaGAATGAGCTGAAGGAAATAAACACCAACCAAGAAGCCCTAAAGAAGAACTTCCTGGAACTGACTGAGCTGAAACACATCCTGCGTCGCACGCAGCAGTTTTTTGATGAG ATGGAGGATCCCAGTTTACTGGAGGAGGGCTCCACCCTCTTGGACCCCAATGAGACGATCCAGAGGGCTCCTCTCAGACTGGG ATTTGTGGCCGGAGTCATTGGCAGGGAACGTGTTCCCACATTTGAGAGGATGCTGTGGAGAGTTTGCCGAGGAAACGTGTTCCTGAGACAGGCAGACATCGAAGACCCTCTGGAGGACCCGGCTACA GGCGATCAGGTCCACAAGACCgtcttcatcatcttcttccAGGGAGACCAGCTTAAGAATAGAGTCAAGAAGATCTGTGAGGG GTTCAGAGCGACCTTGTACCCGTGTCCAGAAACCTcccaggagaggaaagagatgcTCGCAGGAGTGAACGCACGCATTGAGGACCTGCAAATG GTGCTGAACCAGACGGAGGATCATAGGCAGAGGGTCCTGCAGGCTGCAGCCAAGACGGTCCGAGTGTGGTTCATCAAGGTGAGGAAGATGAAGGCCATCTACCACACCCTCAACCTCTGCAACATCGACGTCACGCAGAAGTGTCTGATCGCTGAGGTGTGGTGTCCCGTCTCCGACATGGACTCCATCCAGTTTGCCCTGCGCAGGGGGACG GAGAAGAGCGGCTCCACTGTGCCTTCCATCCTCAATAGGATGCAGAGCAAGCAGACCCCGCCCACCTTTAACAAGACAAACAAGTTCACCTCGGGCTTCCAGAACATTGTGGATGCTTATGGAATTGGCAGCTATCGTGAGATCAACCCAG CGCCATACACCATCATCACCTTCCCCTTCCTGTTTGCGGTCATGTTTGGTGACCTTGGCCACGGGGTGCTCATGACCTGTGCTGCCCTGTACCTCGTGTTGAGAGAGAGCAGGCTGATTGCCCAGAAGAACGATAACGAG ATGTTCAGCATGGTGTTCGCAGGGCGCTACATCATCCTGCTGATGGGAATCTTCTCCGTCTACACGGGGATCATCTACAACGACTGCTTCTCCAAGTCCCTCAACGTGTTTGGCTCTGGCTGGAGCGTCAGGCCCATGTTCGACTCTCGGCAAGGGGCCAACTGGAC GTTTGCAACGCTGGAAGGCAACAAAGTGTTGCAGTTGGACCCGGCAATAGACGGCGTATTCACGGGGCCGTACCCCATTGGCATCGATCCG ATCTGGAACATTGCCACCAACAAGCTGACGTTCCTGAACTCGTTCAAGATGAAGATGTCTGTGATCCTGGGAGTCATCCACATGCTGTTTGGAATCTCACTCAGTCTTTTCAACCACCT GTATTTCAAGAAGCCGCTGAACATCTACTTGGGATTCATCCCAGAGATCGTCTTCATGGTCAGTCTGTTTGGCTACCTAGTCATTCTGATCTTCTACAAGTGGCTCTCGTACGACGCAAGCATCTCCAAGGACGCTCCCAGTCTCCTCATCGCCTTCATTAACATGTTCCTCTTCAACTACAACGATCCCAGTAACAAACCTCTCTACAGAGGACAG ATGGCCCTACAATGCTTCTTGGTGGTAGTGGCCTTGGCTTGTGTTCCCTGTATGTTAATAGTGAAAACTCTGGTTCTGCGGCGGCAGCATCTGTGGCGGAAAAACCTG GGCACTCAGAACTTCGGAGGGATCAGGGTGGGCAACGGGCCCACTGAGGATGAGGCTGAAATCATCCAGCATGACCAGCTCTCACAGCACTCTGAGGAGGAGCCTGAG CGTTGCCTTTTGTCACCTGCTGTCAAGGcgagtgaggaggaagag TTTAACTTTGCGGACGTGGCTGTGCATCAGGCGATCCACACCATAGAGTACTGCCTGGGCTGTATCTCCAACACGGCCTCCTATCTGAGGCTCTGGGCCCTCAGTCTGGCTCATGCAC AGCTGGCGGAGGTGCTGTGGACCATGGTGATGCACATTGGCCTTTCCAGCAGAAGCTTCACAGGATTCTTCGTTCTGTctattgtctttttcttctttgctgtTCTCACAGTTGCCATTCTTCTCATAATGGAGGGCTTGTCCGCCTTCTTGCATGCACTGCGCCTGCACTG GGTGGAGTTCCAAAACAAGTTTTACACCGGCCAGGGCTTCAAGTTCCTCCCCTTCACCTTCGAAAGCATCCTGGACGGGAGATGTGAGGACTGA
- the atp6v0a1a gene encoding V-type proton ATPase 116 kDa subunit a isoform X1, which translates to MGELFRSEEMTLAQLFLQSEAAYCVSELGEIGMVQFRDLNPDVNVFQRKFVNEVRRCEEMDRKLRFVEKEIKKANIPIVDTGENPEVPFPRDMIDLEATFEKLENELKEINTNQEALKKNFLELTELKHILRRTQQFFDEMEDPSLLEEGSTLLDPNETIQRAPLRLGFVAGVIGRERVPTFERMLWRVCRGNVFLRQADIEDPLEDPATGDQVHKTVFIIFFQGDQLKNRVKKICEGFRATLYPCPETSQERKEMLAGVNARIEDLQMVLNQTEDHRQRVLQAAAKTVRVWFIKVRKMKAIYHTLNLCNIDVTQKCLIAEVWCPVSDMDSIQFALRRGTEKSGSTVPSILNRMQSKQTPPTFNKTNKFTSGFQNIVDAYGIGSYREINPAPYTIITFPFLFAVMFGDLGHGVLMTCAALYLVLRESRLIAQKNDNEMFSMVFAGRYIILLMGIFSVYTGIIYNDCFSKSLNVFGSGWSVRPMFDSRQGANWTFATLEGNKVLQLDPAIDGVFTGPYPIGIDPIWNIATNKLTFLNSFKMKMSVILGVIHMLFGISLSLFNHLYFKKPLNIYLGFIPEIVFMVSLFGYLVILIFYKWLSYDASISKDAPSLLIAFINMFLFNYNDPSNKPLYRGQMALQCFLVVVALACVPCMLIVKTLVLRRQHLWRKNLGTQNFGGIRVGNGPTEDEAEIIQHDQLSQHSEEEPESITKRCLLSPAVKASEEEEFNFADVAVHQAIHTIEYCLGCISNTASYLRLWALSLAHAQLAEVLWTMVMHIGLSSRSFTGFFVLSIVFFFFAVLTVAILLIMEGLSAFLHALRLHWVEFQNKFYTGQGFKFLPFTFESILDGRCED; encoded by the exons ATGGGGGAACTCTTCAGAAGTGAAGAGATGACGCTGGCTCAGCTCTTCCTGCAGTCAGAAGCTGCCTACTGTGTCAGTGAGCTGGGAGAGATCGGGATGGTGCAGTTTCGTGAT CTAAATCCTGACGTGAATGTGTTCCAACGAAAGTTTGTCAATGAAGTACGACGATGTGAGGAGATGGATCGCAAACTGA GATTTGTggagaaggaaataaagaagGCCAACATCCCAATAGTTGACACAGGAGAGAACCCTGAAGTCCCCTTCCCAAGGGACATGATCGACCTGGAG gccacatttgagaagcttgaGAATGAGCTGAAGGAAATAAACACCAACCAAGAAGCCCTAAAGAAGAACTTCCTGGAACTGACTGAGCTGAAACACATCCTGCGTCGCACGCAGCAGTTTTTTGATGAG ATGGAGGATCCCAGTTTACTGGAGGAGGGCTCCACCCTCTTGGACCCCAATGAGACGATCCAGAGGGCTCCTCTCAGACTGGG ATTTGTGGCCGGAGTCATTGGCAGGGAACGTGTTCCCACATTTGAGAGGATGCTGTGGAGAGTTTGCCGAGGAAACGTGTTCCTGAGACAGGCAGACATCGAAGACCCTCTGGAGGACCCGGCTACA GGCGATCAGGTCCACAAGACCgtcttcatcatcttcttccAGGGAGACCAGCTTAAGAATAGAGTCAAGAAGATCTGTGAGGG GTTCAGAGCGACCTTGTACCCGTGTCCAGAAACCTcccaggagaggaaagagatgcTCGCAGGAGTGAACGCACGCATTGAGGACCTGCAAATG GTGCTGAACCAGACGGAGGATCATAGGCAGAGGGTCCTGCAGGCTGCAGCCAAGACGGTCCGAGTGTGGTTCATCAAGGTGAGGAAGATGAAGGCCATCTACCACACCCTCAACCTCTGCAACATCGACGTCACGCAGAAGTGTCTGATCGCTGAGGTGTGGTGTCCCGTCTCCGACATGGACTCCATCCAGTTTGCCCTGCGCAGGGGGACG GAGAAGAGCGGCTCCACTGTGCCTTCCATCCTCAATAGGATGCAGAGCAAGCAGACCCCGCCCACCTTTAACAAGACAAACAAGTTCACCTCGGGCTTCCAGAACATTGTGGATGCTTATGGAATTGGCAGCTATCGTGAGATCAACCCAG CGCCATACACCATCATCACCTTCCCCTTCCTGTTTGCGGTCATGTTTGGTGACCTTGGCCACGGGGTGCTCATGACCTGTGCTGCCCTGTACCTCGTGTTGAGAGAGAGCAGGCTGATTGCCCAGAAGAACGATAACGAG ATGTTCAGCATGGTGTTCGCAGGGCGCTACATCATCCTGCTGATGGGAATCTTCTCCGTCTACACGGGGATCATCTACAACGACTGCTTCTCCAAGTCCCTCAACGTGTTTGGCTCTGGCTGGAGCGTCAGGCCCATGTTCGACTCTCGGCAAGGGGCCAACTGGAC GTTTGCAACGCTGGAAGGCAACAAAGTGTTGCAGTTGGACCCGGCAATAGACGGCGTATTCACGGGGCCGTACCCCATTGGCATCGATCCG ATCTGGAACATTGCCACCAACAAGCTGACGTTCCTGAACTCGTTCAAGATGAAGATGTCTGTGATCCTGGGAGTCATCCACATGCTGTTTGGAATCTCACTCAGTCTTTTCAACCACCT GTATTTCAAGAAGCCGCTGAACATCTACTTGGGATTCATCCCAGAGATCGTCTTCATGGTCAGTCTGTTTGGCTACCTAGTCATTCTGATCTTCTACAAGTGGCTCTCGTACGACGCAAGCATCTCCAAGGACGCTCCCAGTCTCCTCATCGCCTTCATTAACATGTTCCTCTTCAACTACAACGATCCCAGTAACAAACCTCTCTACAGAGGACAG ATGGCCCTACAATGCTTCTTGGTGGTAGTGGCCTTGGCTTGTGTTCCCTGTATGTTAATAGTGAAAACTCTGGTTCTGCGGCGGCAGCATCTGTGGCGGAAAAACCTG GGCACTCAGAACTTCGGAGGGATCAGGGTGGGCAACGGGCCCACTGAGGATGAGGCTGAAATCATCCAGCATGACCAGCTCTCACAGCACTCTGAGGAGGAGCCTGAG tcaATAACCAAGCGTTGCCTTTTGTCACCTGCTGTCAAGGcgagtgaggaggaagag TTTAACTTTGCGGACGTGGCTGTGCATCAGGCGATCCACACCATAGAGTACTGCCTGGGCTGTATCTCCAACACGGCCTCCTATCTGAGGCTCTGGGCCCTCAGTCTGGCTCATGCAC AGCTGGCGGAGGTGCTGTGGACCATGGTGATGCACATTGGCCTTTCCAGCAGAAGCTTCACAGGATTCTTCGTTCTGTctattgtctttttcttctttgctgtTCTCACAGTTGCCATTCTTCTCATAATGGAGGGCTTGTCCGCCTTCTTGCATGCACTGCGCCTGCACTG GGTGGAGTTCCAAAACAAGTTTTACACCGGCCAGGGCTTCAAGTTCCTCCCCTTCACCTTCGAAAGCATCCTGGACGGGAGATGTGAGGACTGA